GACTTCACAGGAAGCGTCACACGTCAAGGAACAGCAGGCAATGACTTACTCATTGGCACTAATGCAGATGACATTCTCATCGGTGGACTTGGTAATGATACTCTGCGTGGTGGTGGTGGTAGGAATGTGCTCATTGGTGGTGCAGGCGATGACGTACTCACTTTTAGTGCTCAAAACCGCTGCATCGATGGTGGTAGTGGTACTGATACGTTAGCCATCAATGCCAGTGGACTTACTCTTGACTTAACCCTAATTCCTAATAACCGCATTAGTGGCATTGAGATTATTGACTTAACGGGTACAGGTAATAATGCTCTGCAACTGACGCGTTTAAAGTTACTCAATTTATCTGATTCAACCAATCAATTGATTGTTAAAGGTAACGCTGGCGACTCAATTATCTCGACAGGGCAAGGATGGCTTCTTGATACGACTGCAACACTTGACGGTAATTTATACAATCGTTACCTTTCCGGTGCTGCCACTTTGTTAGTTGATACAGATATCACCCGTACTCTTAGTTGAATTTAAAACACCCACACTACCAATTACCAAATACCCTAAAAAAACTATCCGCTCTCACAGGAGATCAAGGAGATCTAAGTGAGAGCGGTCTAGTTGGGTCTTCAGATTGGAACCAGACTGCCGGAAGGAACTCCGAAAATCAGCCTAGCTAATTGAGTCGTTTTAGTCTCTCAAATTAAGACTAAAGCTAACTTTTAGAGAACAGCCCCGGCGCACAGCCGGCTTGCTCCAACCTGATGACCCACGCATTTACTACTTTCTATCATGGGCATCACCTCCTTGTTGCCTAAGCGGACTAAATCTCTAAAGGGCAGAGTGTTTAGCTCTGGGTTTGTTCAACCTTATTCAAGATAACACATGATTTTCTAATTTTGACTACAAATAGAAAAATCCCTACCTTTTCAGGCAGGGACTTCTAGACTATTTCAAGCCGCCTTACAAAGCATTACCACGAGGCAATACTTCTTCAGGGAATTGGAAATGCTCGTGAGGCTGGTCTTGGGGAGCCATCCAAGCCCGAATACCTTCATTGAGCAGAATGTTTTTGGTGTAGAAAGTCTCGAACTCAGGGTCTTCCGCAGCACGTAACTCCTGAGAAACGAAGTCATACGCCCGCAAATTCAGTGCTAAACCAACAACACCTACCGCACTCATCCACAAGCCTGTGACAGGCACAAACAACATGAAAAAGTGCAACCAACGCTTGTTGGAAAAAGCAATCCCAAAAATCTGCGACCAGAAACGGTTGGCTGTCACCATGCTGTAGGTTTCTTCCGCTTGTGTTGGGTTGAACGCACGGAAGGTGTTTGCTTTGTCGCCGTCTTCAAACAAGGTGTTTTCTACTGTCGCACCGTGAATTGCACACAGCAATGCGCCACCTAATACTCCGGCTACTCCCATCATGTGGAAGGGGTTGAGTGTCCAGTTGTGGAATCCTTGGAAAAATAGCAAAAAGCGGAAGATTGCTGCCACTCCAAAGCTGGGGGCAAAAAACCATCCTGATTGTCCCAAGGGGTACATCAAGAACACGCTGACAAATACTGCGATTGGTGCACTGAATGCTAGCGCGTTGTAGGGTCGTACTCCTACTAGTCGCGCAATCTCAAATTGCCGGAGCATGAATCCAATCAGCGCAAATGCGCCATGCAAGGCGACAAATGTCCACAATCCGCCCATTTGACACCACCGTGTGAAGTCCCACTGCGCTTCTGGCCCCCACAAGAACAGCAATGAGTGTCCCATGCTGTTTGCTGGTGTTGATACTGCTACTGTTAGGAAGTTGCATCCTTCTAAATATGATGATGCGATCCCGTGTGTGTACCAACTTGTCACGAATGTTGTTCCTGTTAGCCATCCCCCTAGTGCCATGTATGCACAGGGAAATAGCAATATTCCTGACCACCCGATGAATACGAAGCGATCTCTCTTTAACCAGTCGTCTACGACGTCAAACCATCCTCGACTCGCTGGTTGTCCTACTGCTATTGTCATAGCAAAAACTCCAGATCTTATAATTTCATGCTAGAATCGTCTGCCTTTTCTGGTAATTTTACAACTACCCAGAGCAGGATATGAGTTGATTTGTCAACTTAGTTTACGATTCTTTACTTATTCTAATCATAGTTTTACTATTAAATGCCGTTTTGTGACAATATCCTTGACAGAATTTAATCTTTATTTAAGCTAAATGAGGCAAATCACAGACAAAATTATTTAGCATCTATCAATTGATATAAGTAAACATTGCCTATTGTGGCTCTCTAGGTAGTTAAAATGAGAATGAGATTTACAATTGCTAAGTACACAAATAGTTACAATGTTTAACATTGATTTGACGCTCAAAAACACGCCCTTTCCACTTTCTGTGCAACGCAAGGTTGCAGAAGACGCAGAAGCTGTCTATCAAAAGCTTTTGCAAGCAATGCAGTCTGGTAGTACTGAAATCGTAGAATTGACCTGCGAGAGCCAAACAGAGAAAAAAGTAGCTGTACGAGCTAGTGATATTTCTAGTGTCCAAATGTCTCAAAAAACAGGGACAGCGGCTGGCGGTAGACCGCCTGGCTTTTTTGCATTAGCAGAGTAAACCTAACAGTTGGTGGTCATATGGCTGATGCCATTCAGGCGCGCGATTTGTGTTTCAGTTGGGCTAATGGTGAGGATGTTTTAAAGTCCTGTAGCTTAGAAGTCCCTCAGGGTGAGTTTTGGATGCTGCTAGGGACTAATGGTAGTGGAAAATCAACCCTATTAAGATTGCTAGCAGGTTTATTAACTCCTCAATCTGGTGAAATTAATGTTATGCCGCCAGTGGGTTTTGTATTTCAAAACCCTGACCACCAATTGGTCATGCCAACTGTTGGCGCTGATGTTGCTTTTGGATTGGTAGAGGAAAAATTATCTCCTAGCCAAGTACGTCGTCGTGTTGCAGAAGCTCTATCAGCAGTAAATTTATTAGAGTTACAGCGAAGACCAATATATGCTCTAAGTGGCGGACAAAAGCAACGAGTCGCGATCGCAGGTGCGATCGCACGGCAAAGTGAAGTACTACTATTAGACGAACCTACAGCTTTACTCGATCCTGATAGCCAATTAGACTTGGTTGCACAAGTAAAACGCTTAGTTAAAAGTCGTAATTTAACTGCATTGTGGGTAACACATCGCTTGGACGAACTCAATTATTGTGATGGTGCTTTTCTTTTAGAAAAAGGCTTTTTAGTAGATCGTGGAGATCCTAAACGGCTTCAACAACGTTTAATGCAAGTAGGCTTAACCTCATAGTGTAATTTTTCCTGAAAAAAAGAGTGAAACAACCATCTACATATAAGCTTGGTTGTTTTGTGTTACTAGTATATCTACCGAAATGTTATAGGATATACCTCGATTACTATTAAGATATGAATAAATAATGTTAACTTTAGCAATATTTGCTGTTCATCATGCCCCGTTCCATACCACAGGCTGTCCTCCTAGTTGACGGCTATAATATCATTGGTGCTTGGTCTTGCCTAAAAAAGATTCGAGATACTGACGGATTAGAAGCGTCGCGCTGGCAACTCATTGAAGACCTCACAAATTACAGTGCGTATCAAGGTATAGTGACTCAAGTTGTTTTTGATGCTCATTATCAAAACACTTGTAGCAACTATGAAGTCATTACAGAAAGTCTATCAGCGTACTACACCAGTTTTGGAGAAACCGCTGATACTTACATAGAAAAGGTATGCGCTGCTTTTCGACCTTATCTTCGAGGCACCTTACCTATCAAGTCAACAAAAAATAGCAAACTACCAGTTTATTCCCAAAGTTCGCGGATAATCGTTGCTACTTCAGATAGGGCACATCAATTAACAGTTGTAGGTTATGGTGCAGAATGGTTGTCTGCTGCACAACTTAAGTTTGAGGTACAAACCACAGCGCACCGAGTTCGACAAAAAAATAAGTCTCGGCAACAACCGTCTAGCCGTTTTTTAGCAAATTCTATAGATGCTAAAGCTAGACAGCGCTTATCAGAGATGAGAATGGGAACAAAGAAATAATGGTTGTATCAGCTAGCGAGAACGCTGCATCAATGTGTAAGAGAGAGCCTCAGGTTACAGAAAAGAGCCTGAATAATTTTTTTTTCCAAAACACTTGCCAAATGCGATCGTTTACTATTAATATAGGAATTCGCAATCCTCAGTAGCTCAGTGGTAGAGCGGTCGGCTGTTAACCGATTGGTCGTAGGTTCGAATCCTACCTGGGGAGTTTAAAACAACATCGAGATGCAAGACTTACAGCGGTTGGCTTACGTTGTTGCTGAGTACAAATAAGCTGTCAAGTCTGCGGCAGTTATTCAAGTCAACTGGCAAACAAAGAGATTAGTTTTTCGATTCGATATATAAGACGTGATTCAATTCACCGTATATTAAAGTATTGGTTGTTGGGTGACTCACCCTTATTGCTTTGTTTTGCAGAAAGTTGCTCTAAATTTAGAGAATACAGAAAATATTTTAGATCTATCCAAAGCTCGATTCTATACTTGTGCCAAATAAGTCAAAAATATATAAATTTAGTTATCGGCACATAACAAGTAAAGAGTTGCAACAGGAGTGCAGTAGCTCTTGAAAAATTTAATTTTAGTAGAAACTATCTAGGAGTTAAATGTATGTCTCTTAAAAAGATTAAGGATTTTGCTCCAAACTATATCGAATTCTTTGATAGCAAAGATTTTATAGGGTTTAATGTTTATACGGAAAAATCTGGAGAAAAAGTTGGCTATATCAAAGATATCTTAGTAGATGAGAAGGGATACTTTCGCTACTTTGTTGTTGATTTTGGTTTATGGGTATTTAATAAACAGGTTATGCTTCCTGTAGGATGTTCTCAAATTGACTATGAGGCTCAAAAAGTTTTTGTTTTAGGTGTAGATCGTAAACAAGTAGAAAGTCTTCCTGGTTATAACGAACAAGTAGAAATAGATAAGGAATATGAAGAAAACCTGCGAGAAGCATATCTTAATGTGGCATCAGGTATTGACTCGGCAGTACTCTCATCAGATCAAGTTCCTCAAATTAAGCAAACTGATGCAAGACAAGCTAATTACGACTATACACAGGCTGCAGACTTATATGAATTAAGCGATCGCCATCATCGAGTTATTAAAGAGTATCAAGATAGATTGATTGCTAAACATCAAGCACGGCAAGAAAAAGGACTAATCGATCAACTTGTTACAGAAAATGAAAGCATTGAGCAATTAGTGGTTTCTTCATCTACCTCTAGCACTCAAGTAACCCATAAAAACAAGCCTACTCGTTGCGCTTGTTTAATCTTTAATCCTGTGGCAGGTCAATCTAACTCAGAACAAGACTTAGCAACAATCACAAGCCTACTAGAACCAGAATTTGACCTTGATATTCGGATGACGACTCCCAATAAAGATGCTGACGAAATAGCTAAAGAAGCAGTAGAACAAGGAGCGCAAATTATTATTGCATCTGGTGGAGATGGGACACTTTCGGCTGCTGCAGAAGCCGTTGTCGGAACAGGAATTCCTTTAGGTGTGATTTCTCGCGGTACAGCAAATGCTTTTGCAACCGCTTTAGGCATTCCAGCTACAATTCCGGCAGCTTGTCAAACTATATTAGATGGTAAAACACGTACTGTTGATGCTGCATATTGTAACGGTAGACCGATGGTTTTGCTAGCTGGAATTGGATTTGAGGCAGAAACCGTAAAACGAGCAGACCGCGATGTGAAGAATCGATTTGGCATGCTAGCGTACGTTTTAGCTGGTATTCATGAATTACGTAATCTAGAATCTTTTGAGACACGTATCGAAACTGAAGACAAAGTAATTACTTTAAATGCTGCAGCCGTCACTGTAGCCAATGCTGCGCCACCAACTTCTGTACTTGCCCAAGGACCAGCAGAATTATTAGTTGACGATGGTTTACTAGATGTTACTATCGTTGCACCAACAAATACAATTAGTGCGATCGCTGCTGCTTATAACCTCTTACAGTCAGCTTATAGTGGTGAAGTAGCTGATAGACCTGATACTGGTTTCCTGCGAGCAAGAAGCATTAAAATCTCCACTAATCCACCTCAAAGAGTGGTTGTAGACGGTGAATTGATGGGTAGTACGCCGATTGAAGTTGAATGTGTTCCTGGCGGTTTAACAATTATAGTTCCTACTGCTCCTGAAGAACTCGCAGAAGAGAAGTTAGACGGACTACCTAATCTACAAATCAAGTTTAAAAAACCACCTGCAGCAAATTGAAAGTAATTGTGCTGCATTGAGATATATGCAGATTGATAGAGACAGCAGATTGTTGTCTGAAGTAACCTATGCTTGGTTCGAGAAATTTGTTGAGCCACGTACGTTATGTGGACTTTGATGATAGTAACTTTAGCAATCTGCGCAAAAATCAACAGTTTAGAATTAAGTTAATCATAATCATTCCTGTAATTACACTTAGCAGTGATAGTTCTACTGTCAGCACAATAAGATAAAAAACCAAATCAACGAAGTACAATAGAGAGATACTGTATATTATGGAATTTGTGTCCGATCCGCCGATATCCGTCAAAATCGAGAAAATGAAGCAACGGGTACGGTGGCAAGACCCACTCATTTTTGAAAGACAAATTGACCAAACTCGGTTTGTTTTCGCCTCAGAGGAAGATAACCCAGAATTTTCATTTTTGGTTGTTGGCGATAGCGGTTCAGGAAAACACCGAAAACACAATCCGCAACGTCAGATTGCTGAACGCATGTTGAAGCATTGCGATCGCAGCCGATTTATTTTACATACAGGTGACGTCGTATATTTAGTTGGCTCTAGTGAATACTACCCAAAAAACTTTATTGAGCCTTATAAAGAGTTTATTGTCGGCGGCGAAAAACCAAAAAAAGTAGCCTACGATGAGATGGTCTTCAAAATGCCTATACTACCTGTGTTGGGCAATCACGATTACTATGACTTGCCGTTAATTTATGGTTTGATGGGAGGTGCCACATTACCTATACGCCGCCTTTTAAAACTGCGATTGGACTTAGATATTGGTTGGCATGGTTCTTATCAAGGTAAAGCTTATGCTAAAGCGTTTATAGACTACTTAAAAGCAATAGATTCTGATAAAGAATTGCAGCGCCATCTAGACAAACACTACACTGCAACAACAAGTACCGG
The DNA window shown above is from Gloeocapsopsis sp. IPPAS B-1203 and carries:
- the psbD gene encoding photosystem II D2 protein (photosystem q(a) protein), which translates into the protein MTIAVGQPASRGWFDVVDDWLKRDRFVFIGWSGILLFPCAYMALGGWLTGTTFVTSWYTHGIASSYLEGCNFLTVAVSTPANSMGHSLLFLWGPEAQWDFTRWCQMGGLWTFVALHGAFALIGFMLRQFEIARLVGVRPYNALAFSAPIAVFVSVFLMYPLGQSGWFFAPSFGVAAIFRFLLFFQGFHNWTLNPFHMMGVAGVLGGALLCAIHGATVENTLFEDGDKANTFRAFNPTQAEETYSMVTANRFWSQIFGIAFSNKRWLHFFMLFVPVTGLWMSAVGVVGLALNLRAYDFVSQELRAAEDPEFETFYTKNILLNEGIRAWMAPQDQPHEHFQFPEEVLPRGNAL
- a CDS encoding ABC transporter ATP-binding protein, which gives rise to MADAIQARDLCFSWANGEDVLKSCSLEVPQGEFWMLLGTNGSGKSTLLRLLAGLLTPQSGEINVMPPVGFVFQNPDHQLVMPTVGADVAFGLVEEKLSPSQVRRRVAEALSAVNLLELQRRPIYALSGGQKQRVAIAGAIARQSEVLLLDEPTALLDPDSQLDLVAQVKRLVKSRNLTALWVTHRLDELNYCDGAFLLEKGFLVDRGDPKRLQQRLMQVGLTS
- a CDS encoding NYN domain-containing protein, which translates into the protein MPRSIPQAVLLVDGYNIIGAWSCLKKIRDTDGLEASRWQLIEDLTNYSAYQGIVTQVVFDAHYQNTCSNYEVITESLSAYYTSFGETADTYIEKVCAAFRPYLRGTLPIKSTKNSKLPVYSQSSRIIVATSDRAHQLTVVGYGAEWLSAAQLKFEVQTTAHRVRQKNKSRQQPSSRFLANSIDAKARQRLSEMRMGTKK
- a CDS encoding YegS/Rv2252/BmrU family lipid kinase yields the protein MSLKKIKDFAPNYIEFFDSKDFIGFNVYTEKSGEKVGYIKDILVDEKGYFRYFVVDFGLWVFNKQVMLPVGCSQIDYEAQKVFVLGVDRKQVESLPGYNEQVEIDKEYEENLREAYLNVASGIDSAVLSSDQVPQIKQTDARQANYDYTQAADLYELSDRHHRVIKEYQDRLIAKHQARQEKGLIDQLVTENESIEQLVVSSSTSSTQVTHKNKPTRCACLIFNPVAGQSNSEQDLATITSLLEPEFDLDIRMTTPNKDADEIAKEAVEQGAQIIIASGGDGTLSAAAEAVVGTGIPLGVISRGTANAFATALGIPATIPAACQTILDGKTRTVDAAYCNGRPMVLLAGIGFEAETVKRADRDVKNRFGMLAYVLAGIHELRNLESFETRIETEDKVITLNAAAVTVANAAPPTSVLAQGPAELLVDDGLLDVTIVAPTNTISAIAAAYNLLQSAYSGEVADRPDTGFLRARSIKISTNPPQRVVVDGELMGSTPIEVECVPGGLTIIVPTAPEELAEEKLDGLPNLQIKFKKPPAAN